In one Pseudomonas sp. R84 genomic region, the following are encoded:
- a CDS encoding SidA/IucD/PvdA family monooxygenase, whose amino-acid sequence MTQAIASPIVHDLIGVGFGPSNLALAIALQERGPTQGELDVLFLDKQANYSWHGNTLSTQSELQISFLKDLVTLRNPTSPYSFVNYLKYHGRLVDFINLGTFYPCRMEYNDYLRWVAGQFAEQSRYGEEVLTIEPVLHNHQVEALRVISRGSDGQQHVRTTRSVVVSAGGTPRIPEAFKALKGDTRVFHHSQYLSQMAKQPCVNNKPMSIAIIGGGQSAAEAFIDLNDSFPSVQVDMILRGSALKPADDSPFVNEVFSPEFTDLVFQQNSAERERLVNEYHNTNYSVVDIDLIERIYGIFYRQKVSGVARHAFRTLTTVESATATENGIELAVRNNATGEVTVRNYDAVVLATGYERQMHRKLLAPLEEYLGDFEVDRNYKVITDERCKAGIYMQGFCQASHGLSDTLLSVLPIRADEIAGSLYEHGKNRGHRSMTDLLLATAS is encoded by the coding sequence ATGACTCAGGCAATTGCATCGCCCATCGTTCACGACCTGATCGGCGTCGGTTTCGGCCCTTCGAACCTGGCACTGGCCATCGCTCTGCAAGAGCGCGGCCCGACCCAAGGCGAGCTGGATGTGCTGTTCCTCGACAAGCAGGCCAACTACAGCTGGCATGGCAACACCCTGTCGACGCAGAGCGAGTTGCAGATTTCCTTCCTCAAGGATCTGGTGACCCTGCGCAATCCAACCAGCCCGTACTCGTTCGTCAATTACCTCAAATATCACGGTCGTCTGGTCGACTTCATCAACCTCGGCACCTTCTATCCGTGCCGTATGGAGTACAACGACTACCTGCGCTGGGTTGCCGGGCAATTCGCCGAGCAGAGCCGTTACGGCGAAGAAGTGCTGACCATCGAGCCGGTCCTGCACAACCACCAGGTTGAAGCGCTGCGGGTGATTTCCCGTGGCAGCGATGGCCAGCAGCATGTGCGGACCACCCGTTCGGTGGTGGTCAGCGCCGGCGGCACGCCGCGCATTCCGGAGGCGTTCAAGGCGCTGAAGGGCGACACTCGTGTGTTCCACCATTCGCAGTACTTGTCGCAAATGGCCAAGCAGCCATGCGTCAACAATAAACCGATGAGCATCGCGATCATCGGTGGCGGACAGAGTGCGGCGGAAGCCTTTATCGATCTGAACGATTCGTTCCCGTCGGTACAGGTCGACATGATCCTGCGCGGCTCGGCACTCAAGCCTGCCGACGACAGTCCGTTCGTCAACGAAGTGTTCTCCCCGGAGTTCACCGACCTGGTGTTCCAGCAGAACAGCGCCGAGCGTGAGCGTCTGGTCAACGAGTACCACAACACCAACTATTCGGTGGTCGACATCGACCTGATCGAGCGCATCTACGGCATCTTCTATCGTCAGAAGGTGTCCGGGGTTGCCCGTCACGCGTTCCGTACGTTGACCACTGTCGAGAGCGCTACCGCGACCGAAAACGGTATCGAACTGGCCGTGCGCAACAACGCCACCGGCGAAGTCACCGTGCGCAACTACGATGCCGTTGTTCTGGCGACCGGCTACGAACGGCAGATGCACCGCAAACTGCTGGCACCGCTGGAAGAATACCTGGGCGACTTCGAGGTCGATCGCAACTACAAAGTGATCACCGACGAACGCTGCAAGGCCGGCATCTACATGCAGGGCTTCTGCCAGGCCAGCCACGGTCTGAGCGATACGTTGCTATCGGTGCTACCGATTCGTGCGGACGAGATTGCCGGTTCTTTGTATGAGCATGGCAAGAACCGTGGGCATCGTTCCATGACGGACCTGTTGTTGGCGACTGCCAGCTAA
- a CDS encoding chemotaxis protein CheY — protein sequence MINKALRILIADSQHFHRMKVERLFNSLDYYRVAPAQSLIELMTLVDYGCEPFDVVVINAELAAGSLDLLGFFLDNPQVRQALIYNEGTAPLQQASGFAQENVHVSHLSLPSKQSIRQLMALVDVPAKPHEPAVRKVCPSVQNAAHA from the coding sequence ATGATCAATAAAGCCCTGCGCATCCTGATCGCCGACTCGCAGCACTTCCACCGGATGAAAGTCGAGCGCTTGTTCAACAGCCTCGACTATTACCGCGTGGCGCCGGCGCAAAGCCTTATCGAACTGATGACGCTGGTGGATTACGGTTGCGAGCCCTTCGATGTGGTGGTCATCAACGCCGAACTGGCGGCGGGCTCGCTGGATCTGCTGGGGTTCTTCCTCGATAACCCGCAGGTTCGTCAGGCGTTGATCTACAACGAAGGCACGGCACCGCTACAGCAGGCTTCGGGCTTCGCTCAGGAAAATGTACACGTCAGTCATTTGTCACTGCCCTCAAAGCAGTCGATCCGCCAGTTGATGGCGCTGGTCGATGTACCCGCAAAGCCACACGAACCGGCCGTGCGCAAGGTGTGCCCGTCGGTGCAAAATGCTGCACATGCATAA
- a CDS encoding MgtC/SapB family protein encodes MQAINNLNLDSLLDTLVSLSAAFILGGLIGFERQYRQRTAGLRTNVLVAVGAAIFVDMANRLAGAEGAVRVVAYVVSGIGFLGAGVIMREEGNVRGLNTAATLWTSAAVGACAGADLLAEAVLGTLFILAANTLLRPIVNNINRQPLDVVSAEVTNIVYVIARRSQQTAVFALLEAELERSNYPASDVDVHAFGADEIEIEATLATTSVDGDELDALVARISTSALVVQAFWSPSTTE; translated from the coding sequence ATGCAAGCCATCAACAACCTCAACCTCGATTCGCTGCTCGACACCCTCGTCAGCCTCAGCGCTGCGTTCATTCTCGGCGGTCTGATCGGCTTCGAGCGCCAGTACCGGCAACGCACCGCCGGCCTGCGCACCAATGTGCTGGTCGCGGTCGGTGCGGCGATTTTCGTCGACATGGCCAACCGTCTCGCCGGCGCTGAAGGCGCGGTGCGTGTGGTCGCCTACGTGGTGTCCGGGATCGGTTTTCTCGGCGCCGGGGTGATCATGCGCGAAGAGGGCAACGTGCGCGGCCTCAACACCGCCGCGACTCTGTGGACTTCAGCGGCGGTCGGCGCCTGTGCCGGCGCCGATCTGCTCGCCGAAGCCGTACTCGGCACGCTGTTCATTCTGGCCGCCAACACCTTGCTGCGGCCGATCGTCAACAACATCAACCGCCAGCCACTGGACGTGGTCTCGGCGGAAGTCACCAACATCGTCTATGTCATCGCCCGACGCTCACAGCAAACCGCCGTGTTTGCCTTGCTCGAAGCCGAGCTTGAACGCAGCAACTACCCGGCCAGCGATGTTGATGTGCATGCGTTCGGTGCCGATGAAATCGAGATCGAAGCGACGCTGGCGACAACGTCGGTCGATGGCGATGAACTCGACGCACTGGTGGCGCGAATTTCCACGTCGGCGCTGGTAGTGCAGGCGTTCTGGAGCCCGAGTACCACTGAGTAA
- a CDS encoding efflux transporter outer membrane subunit has protein sequence MKPRLSLLTVCLILSACGSPVQRPDSGVQAPAIWQSPHSASSARNNLQWWTQFGSPELDRLIEQARVGSFDLAAAVARVRQAQAGTVIAGGSLLPEVKAGLNANRQKLLRGNGYSQLDANSSNKAVDYFDTNLSATYEIDFWGGKRASRDSAQFTLQASEFDRATVELTLLSGVASTYAQTLSLREQSRIAELNLANAQSVLKLVQTRFDSGSATALELAQQKSLVATQQWQLPRVQQQAQEALISLAALLGRPVQQLSPTESFDHLQWPDIAAGVPSELLTHRPDIARAEAQLAAAEADVKVARAAMLPALTLTAQLGSGANQFDDLIRSPFYNLTAGLVAPIFNNGRLGAERDKATARQQELLETYRGAIINGFADVEKALNSIRRLDEQRLWQNEELNQAQTAFNIAQSRYEAGAEDLLTVLETQRTLYAAQDQNAQLRLSRVQASIALYKALGGGWTQ, from the coding sequence ATGAAACCGCGCCTCAGTTTATTGACCGTGTGCCTGATCCTCAGCGCCTGCGGCAGTCCCGTGCAACGCCCCGACAGTGGCGTGCAAGCGCCCGCGATCTGGCAGTCGCCGCACAGCGCCAGCAGCGCCCGCAACAACCTGCAGTGGTGGACGCAGTTCGGCAGCCCCGAGCTGGATCGCCTGATCGAACAGGCCCGCGTCGGCAGTTTCGACCTCGCGGCCGCCGTTGCCCGCGTGCGCCAGGCGCAGGCCGGCACGGTGATCGCCGGCGGCTCACTGCTGCCGGAGGTCAAGGCCGGGCTCAATGCCAATCGGCAGAAACTGCTGCGCGGCAATGGCTACAGCCAGCTCGATGCCAACAGCAGCAACAAAGCCGTGGACTACTTCGACACCAATCTGAGCGCCACTTACGAAATCGATTTCTGGGGCGGCAAACGCGCCTCGCGGGACAGCGCGCAGTTCACTTTGCAGGCCAGCGAATTCGACCGGGCAACCGTCGAGCTGACATTGCTCAGCGGCGTAGCCAGCACGTATGCGCAAACCCTGTCACTGCGCGAGCAGAGCCGCATCGCCGAACTCAATCTGGCCAACGCACAAAGCGTGCTGAAATTGGTGCAGACGCGTTTTGATTCAGGCTCGGCGACCGCGCTGGAACTGGCACAGCAGAAGAGCCTGGTCGCCACCCAGCAGTGGCAATTGCCGCGCGTGCAACAGCAAGCCCAGGAAGCGTTGATCAGCCTCGCCGCCCTGCTCGGCAGACCGGTGCAGCAACTGTCGCCGACAGAGTCCTTCGATCACCTGCAATGGCCTGATATTGCCGCCGGCGTGCCCAGCGAGTTGCTCACTCATCGTCCGGACATTGCTCGCGCCGAAGCGCAACTGGCCGCCGCCGAAGCTGACGTCAAAGTCGCCCGAGCGGCGATGTTGCCAGCACTGACCCTGACCGCCCAGCTCGGCTCAGGCGCCAACCAGTTCGACGATTTGATTCGCAGCCCTTTCTACAACCTGACCGCCGGGCTGGTCGCACCGATCTTCAACAACGGTCGCCTCGGCGCGGAACGCGACAAGGCCACGGCACGCCAGCAAGAGCTGCTGGAAACCTATCGTGGCGCGATCATTAACGGTTTCGCCGACGTGGAAAAAGCCCTCAACAGCATTCGTCGGCTGGACGAGCAGCGGTTGTGGCAGAACGAAGAATTGAATCAGGCGCAGACCGCTTTCAACATTGCGCAAAGTCGATACGAGGCCGGTGCTGAAGATTTGCTCACGGTATTGGAAACCCAGCGCACGCTGTATGCCGCGCAGGACCAGAATGCGCAACTGCGGCTGTCACGAGTGCAGGCAAGCATTGCGCTGTACAAGGCGCTGGGCGGTGGGTGGACGCAGTAA
- a CDS encoding MacB family efflux pump subunit has product MQTPLIDLQDIRKSYGGGDAPEVHVLRGIDLSIHAGEFVAIVGASGSGKSTLMNILGCLDRPTSGEYRFAGENVAGLDSDELAWLRREAFGFVFQGYHLIPSGSAQENVEMPAIYAGTPAAERHARAAALLDRLGLASRTGNRPHQLSGGQQQRVSIARALMNGGHIILADEPTGALDSHSGKEVMALLDELASQGHVVILITHDREVAARAKRIIEIRDGLIISDSAKDNPEAQTSANPGALQAVDLRKRLVEGAEATGAWKGELVDALHAAWRVMWINRFRTALTLLGIIIGVASVVVMLAVGEGSKRQVMAQMGAFGSNIIYLSGSAPNPRTPPGIITLDDVRALASLPQVQRIMPVNGAEAGVRFGNADHLSYVGGNDTNFPAIFNWPVVQGSYFTEADEANAAAVAVIGHKVRSKLLKDVINPIGQYILIENVPFQVVGVLAEKGASSGDSDSDNRIAIPYSAASVRLFGTRDPEYVAIAATDARKVKDAEEAIEQLMLRLHNGKKDFELTNNAAMIQAEARTQNTLSLMLGSIAAISLLVGGIGVMNIMLMTVRERTREIGIRMATGARQRDILRQFLTEAVMLSVVGGIAGIALALIVGGVLILSEVAVAFSLMAVLGAFGCALVTGVVFGFMPARKAARLDPVTALTSE; this is encoded by the coding sequence ATGCAAACGCCCTTGATCGATCTGCAGGACATCCGCAAATCCTACGGCGGCGGCGACGCACCTGAAGTTCATGTACTGCGCGGCATCGACCTGTCGATCCACGCCGGCGAATTCGTGGCAATTGTCGGCGCATCCGGTTCCGGCAAATCGACACTGATGAACATCCTCGGCTGCCTCGACCGCCCGACGTCCGGCGAATACCGCTTCGCCGGGGAAAACGTCGCCGGCCTCGACAGCGACGAACTCGCATGGCTGCGCCGCGAAGCCTTTGGTTTCGTGTTCCAGGGTTATCACCTGATTCCGTCAGGCTCAGCCCAGGAAAACGTCGAGATGCCGGCGATCTATGCCGGCACTCCGGCCGCCGAGCGCCACGCCCGCGCGGCCGCCCTGCTAGACCGCCTCGGCCTGGCCTCACGCACCGGCAACCGTCCGCACCAGCTCTCGGGCGGCCAGCAACAACGGGTGTCGATTGCCCGTGCGTTGATGAACGGCGGCCACATTATTCTTGCCGACGAACCGACCGGCGCCCTCGACAGCCACAGCGGCAAGGAAGTCATGGCGCTGCTCGACGAACTGGCGAGTCAGGGCCACGTCGTCATTCTCATCACCCACGATCGCGAAGTGGCGGCGCGGGCCAAACGCATCATTGAAATTCGCGACGGCCTGATCATCAGTGACAGCGCCAAGGACAACCCCGAAGCCCAGACCAGCGCCAACCCTGGCGCCTTGCAAGCCGTCGATCTGCGCAAACGCCTGGTCGAAGGCGCCGAAGCCACCGGCGCCTGGAAAGGCGAACTGGTCGACGCCTTGCACGCCGCTTGGCGGGTGATGTGGATCAATCGCTTCCGCACCGCGCTGACCCTGCTCGGCATCATCATCGGCGTAGCCTCGGTAGTGGTAATGCTTGCGGTCGGCGAAGGCAGCAAGCGTCAGGTCATGGCGCAGATGGGCGCGTTCGGTTCGAACATCATTTACCTCAGCGGCTCGGCGCCCAATCCGCGCACGCCACCGGGGATCATCACCCTCGACGACGTCCGCGCACTGGCGAGCCTGCCGCAAGTGCAACGGATCATGCCGGTCAACGGCGCCGAGGCCGGTGTGCGGTTCGGCAATGCCGACCACTTGAGTTACGTCGGCGGCAACGACACCAACTTCCCGGCGATCTTCAACTGGCCGGTGGTGCAAGGCAGCTATTTCACCGAGGCCGACGAGGCGAACGCCGCCGCAGTGGCGGTGATTGGCCACAAAGTCCGGAGCAAACTGCTCAAGGACGTGATCAACCCGATCGGCCAATACATCCTGATCGAGAACGTACCGTTTCAGGTGGTCGGTGTACTGGCGGAAAAAGGCGCCAGCTCTGGCGACTCCGACAGCGACAACCGCATCGCCATCCCCTACTCGGCCGCCAGCGTCAGGCTGTTCGGCACCCGCGATCCGGAATACGTGGCCATCGCCGCCACCGACGCACGCAAGGTCAAGGACGCCGAAGAAGCCATCGAGCAGCTCATGCTGCGCTTGCACAACGGCAAGAAGGATTTCGAGCTGACCAACAATGCCGCAATGATCCAGGCCGAGGCGCGCACGCAAAATACCCTGTCGCTGATGCTCGGCTCGATTGCCGCGATTTCCCTGCTGGTCGGCGGCATCGGCGTGATGAACATCATGCTCATGACCGTGCGTGAACGTACCCGCGAGATCGGTATCCGCATGGCCACCGGTGCGCGGCAGCGCGACATTTTGCGCCAGTTTCTCACCGAGGCAGTGATGCTCTCGGTGGTCGGCGGCATTGCCGGCATCGCCCTGGCGTTGATCGTTGGCGGCGTGCTGATTCTGAGCGAAGTGGCCGTCGCGTTCTCGTTGATGGCAGTGCTCGGCGCTTTCGGCTGCGCCCTTGTCACCGGTGTTGTCTTCGGCTTCATGCCGGCCCGCAAAGCTGCCCGGCTCGACCCGGTCACGGCCCTTACCAGTGAATGA
- the mgtA gene encoding magnesium-translocating P-type ATPase → MKLTLKEFFAGFLRTRHIARHFRRLALLESISDSTVSREVPPTLANTLVDAAQCDSGMLLSSLGTHSDGLTDFEVDALRAQYGLNEVEHEQPLPWWIHLWHCYKNPFNLLLTLLAVISWLTEDLKAAVVIFSMVVLSTLLRFWQESKSNQAADALKAMVSNTATVMRRDAPRSELPIKQLVPGDLIVLSAGDMIPADCRVLSAKDLFVSQAAMTGESMPVEKFPRQADRDTRNPLELDNILFMGTNVVSGTAVAVILTTGNSTYFGALAQRVGATDRAVTSFQQGVNKVSWLLIRFMFVMAPLVLFINGFTKGDWTEALLFALSIAVGLTPEMLPMIVTSTLAKGAVFLSRKKVIVKRLDAIQNFGAMDVLCTDKTGTLTQDKIFLARNVDVWGEDSDDVLEMAYLNSYYQTGLKNLLDVAVLEHVEIHRELKVGTAFRKVDEIPFDFNRRRMSVVVEGRGQPHQLICKGAVEEVLAVCSRVRHGEVDEALSDELLTRIRQVTAAFNAEGLRVVAVAARSMPEGREIYSLADEQDLTLIGYVAFLDPPKESTAPALKALAEHGVAVKVLTGDNELVTAKICREVGLAQQGLLLGNDVERMSDAELAVAVETTNVFAKLTPSHKERIVRILKGNGHVVGFMGDGINDAPALRTADIGISVDSAVDIAKEAADIILLEKSLMVLEEGVLEGRRTFANMLKYIKMTASSNFGNVFSVLVASAFIPFLPMLPMHLLVQNLLYDISQIAIPFDNVDEEMLKKPQRWQPGDVGRFMLFFGPISSIFDITTFALMWYVFDANTPDHQTLFQSGWFVVGLLTQTLIVHMIRTPKIPFLQSRAAMPLLVMTGIIMAVGIFLPMGPLAHYFKLQALPSLYFVFLPVILLAYMALTQAVKGFYIRRFGWQ, encoded by the coding sequence ATGAAACTTACGCTCAAGGAATTCTTCGCAGGTTTTCTGCGGACCCGCCACATCGCCCGGCACTTCCGTCGCCTGGCGCTGCTGGAATCGATCAGCGACTCCACGGTCAGCCGTGAAGTCCCGCCCACTCTGGCCAACACCCTGGTCGATGCCGCGCAGTGCGACAGCGGTATGTTGCTGTCGTCACTGGGTACGCATTCCGATGGCCTGACCGATTTCGAAGTAGATGCGCTGCGTGCGCAATACGGCCTCAACGAAGTTGAACACGAGCAGCCGCTGCCATGGTGGATTCACCTGTGGCACTGCTACAAAAACCCGTTCAACCTGCTGCTGACCCTGTTGGCGGTGATCTCGTGGTTGACCGAAGACCTCAAAGCCGCCGTGGTGATTTTCTCCATGGTGGTGCTGTCGACGCTGCTGCGTTTCTGGCAGGAAAGCAAATCCAACCAGGCCGCCGATGCGCTCAAAGCCATGGTCAGCAACACCGCGACGGTGATGCGCCGTGACGCGCCACGCAGCGAATTGCCGATCAAACAATTGGTGCCGGGCGACCTGATCGTGCTATCGGCTGGTGACATGATTCCTGCCGATTGCCGGGTGCTCAGCGCCAAGGATCTGTTCGTCAGCCAAGCGGCGATGACCGGCGAATCGATGCCGGTGGAAAAGTTTCCACGTCAGGCTGATCGCGACACGCGCAATCCTCTGGAGCTGGACAACATCCTGTTCATGGGCACCAACGTCGTCTCCGGCACAGCGGTGGCGGTGATTCTCACCACCGGCAACAGCACTTATTTCGGTGCGTTGGCCCAGCGTGTTGGCGCTACTGATCGCGCAGTGACTTCCTTCCAGCAAGGCGTCAACAAAGTCAGCTGGCTGTTGATCCGTTTCATGTTCGTGATGGCGCCGCTGGTGCTGTTCATCAACGGTTTCACCAAGGGTGACTGGACCGAAGCGCTGCTGTTCGCACTGTCGATTGCCGTCGGCCTGACCCCGGAAATGCTGCCGATGATCGTCACCTCGACGTTGGCCAAAGGCGCGGTGTTTCTGTCACGCAAAAAGGTCATCGTCAAACGTCTGGACGCGATTCAGAACTTCGGTGCCATGGACGTGCTGTGCACCGACAAGACCGGCACGCTGACTCAGGACAAGATCTTCCTGGCGCGCAATGTCGACGTCTGGGGTGAAGACTCCGATGACGTGCTGGAAATGGCTTACCTCAACAGCTACTACCAGACCGGCCTGAAAAACCTGCTGGATGTCGCGGTGCTGGAACACGTGGAAATTCACCGTGAACTGAAAGTCGGCACGGCGTTTCGCAAGGTCGATGAGATTCCGTTCGACTTCAATCGTCGGCGTATGTCGGTGGTGGTCGAAGGGCGTGGCCAGCCACACCAGTTGATCTGCAAAGGTGCGGTGGAAGAAGTGTTGGCGGTGTGCAGCCGCGTGCGTCACGGCGAGGTCGATGAAGCCTTGAGCGATGAATTGCTGACCCGGATTCGTCAGGTCACCGCAGCATTCAACGCTGAAGGCTTGCGCGTGGTGGCGGTGGCTGCCCGCTCAATGCCCGAAGGTCGCGAGATTTACAGCCTGGCCGATGAGCAGGACCTGACGCTGATCGGTTACGTGGCGTTCCTCGATCCACCGAAGGAAAGCACCGCGCCAGCGCTCAAGGCCTTGGCCGAACATGGTGTGGCAGTGAAGGTGCTGACCGGTGACAACGAACTGGTGACTGCGAAGATCTGCCGCGAAGTCGGCCTCGCGCAACAAGGCCTGCTGCTGGGCAATGACGTTGAGCGCATGAGCGATGCCGAACTGGCGGTAGCCGTGGAAACCACCAATGTGTTCGCCAAACTGACGCCGTCGCACAAGGAGCGCATCGTGCGCATCCTCAAAGGCAACGGTCACGTGGTCGGTTTCATGGGTGACGGCATCAACGACGCACCCGCGCTGCGTACGGCTGACATCGGTATCTCGGTAGACAGTGCGGTGGACATCGCCAAGGAAGCGGCCGACATCATCCTCCTCGAAAAGAGCCTGATGGTGCTGGAGGAGGGCGTGCTCGAAGGCCGGCGCACCTTCGCCAACATGCTCAAGTACATCAAAATGACTGCCAGTTCCAACTTCGGCAACGTATTCTCGGTGCTGGTCGCCAGTGCGTTCATTCCGTTCCTGCCGATGCTGCCGATGCACCTGCTGGTGCAGAACCTGCTCTACGACATTTCGCAGATCGCCATTCCATTCGATAACGTCGACGAGGAAATGCTGAAAAAACCACAACGCTGGCAGCCGGGCGATGTCGGGCGCTTCATGCTGTTCTTCGGCCCGATCAGTTCGATCTTTGACATCACCACGTTCGCCTTGATGTGGTACGTGTTTGACGCCAACACGCCGGATCACCAGACGCTGTTCCAGTCCGGCTGGTTCGTGGTCGGCTTGCTGACCCAGACGCTGATCGTGCACATGATTCGCACGCCGAAGATTCCGTTCCTGCAAAGCCGTGCCGCCATGCCGCTGCTGGTGATGACCGGGATCATCATGGCGGTTGGCATCTTCCTGCCGATGGGGCCGCTGGCGCACTACTTCAAATTGCAGGCGCTGCCGTCGCTGTACTTCGTGTTCCTGCCGGTGATTCTGCTGGCGTACATGGCGCTGACCCAGGCGGTGAAAGGTTTTTACATCCGCCGGTTCGGCTGGCAATAA
- a CDS encoding efflux RND transporter periplasmic adaptor subunit: MKRPRPARRALLVVLCLIPAVAYAAWQILPPGRDKFTTVQVTRGDIESSVTALGTLQPRRYVDVGAQASGQIQKIHVEVGDVVKEGQLLVEIDPSTQKAKLDAGRFSVENLKAQLQEQRAQHELAQQKYQRQQNLAAGGATREEDVQTARAELKATQARIDMFQAQIRQAEASLRSDQAELGYTRIYAPMAGTVVALDAREGQTLNAQQQTPLILRIAKLSPMTVWAEVSEADIGHVKPGMTAYFTTLSGGNRRWSSTVRQILPVPPKPLDQTSQGGGSPASSSKSGSARVVLYTVLLDVDNADNALMAEMTTQVFFVADQARDVLTAPVAALQGSATANLQTAQVVAANGKIQSREVRTGISDRLKVQVLEGLDEGDHLLIGPADGSGG, translated from the coding sequence ATGAAACGTCCCCGCCCCGCCCGACGCGCCCTGCTCGTAGTCCTTTGTCTGATCCCCGCTGTCGCGTACGCTGCGTGGCAGATCCTGCCGCCAGGTCGGGATAAATTCACCACTGTGCAAGTGACCCGTGGCGACATCGAAAGCAGCGTCACCGCGCTTGGCACACTGCAACCGCGTCGTTACGTGGATGTTGGCGCGCAAGCCTCCGGGCAGATTCAGAAAATCCATGTCGAAGTCGGCGACGTGGTCAAGGAAGGACAGTTGTTGGTGGAAATCGATCCATCAACGCAAAAGGCCAAGCTTGACGCCGGCCGCTTCTCGGTCGAGAACCTCAAGGCGCAATTGCAGGAACAACGTGCCCAGCACGAATTGGCGCAACAGAAGTATCAGCGCCAACAGAATCTGGCGGCTGGCGGTGCAACCCGCGAGGAAGACGTGCAGACCGCCCGCGCCGAACTGAAAGCCACGCAAGCGCGCATCGACATGTTCCAGGCGCAGATCCGTCAGGCCGAAGCCAGCCTGCGCAGCGATCAGGCCGAGCTCGGCTACACGCGGATCTATGCGCCAATGGCCGGCACCGTGGTCGCCCTCGATGCCCGCGAAGGCCAGACCCTCAACGCGCAACAGCAGACGCCGCTGATTCTGCGCATCGCCAAGCTGTCACCGATGACCGTTTGGGCCGAGGTTTCCGAGGCAGATATCGGCCATGTCAAACCGGGCATGACGGCTTATTTCACCACCCTCAGCGGCGGCAACCGGCGCTGGAGCAGCACCGTGCGGCAAATTCTGCCGGTGCCACCAAAACCGCTCGATCAGACCAGCCAGGGCGGCGGCAGCCCGGCCAGCAGCAGTAAAAGCGGCAGCGCTCGCGTCGTGCTGTACACGGTTTTGCTCGACGTCGATAACGCCGATAACGCCTTGATGGCCGAGATGACTACCCAGGTGTTTTTCGTCGCTGATCAGGCCAGGGACGTCCTCACTGCCCCAGTGGCTGCTCTGCAAGGCAGCGCTACCGCCAACCTGCAAACAGCCCAAGTGGTCGCTGCCAACGGCAAGATCCAGTCGCGCGAGGTACGTACCGGGATCAGCGATCGGCTCAAGGTGCAGGTTCTCGAAGGACTTGACGAAGGTGATCACCTGCTCATCGGCCCCGCTGACGGCAGTGGTGGTTGA
- a CDS encoding sigma-70 family RNA polymerase sigma factor — translation MLENYYRELVCFLNAKLGNRQVAEDVVHDAYLRVLERSSDTPIEQPRAFLYRTALNLVIDDHRRNALRQVESLDVLDNEERYFTPSPHGNLDHGQRLEMLQRALAELSPLCRESFLLRKIEGLSHPEIAGQLGISKALVEKHIVNAMKHCRLRIKQWDAH, via the coding sequence ATGTTGGAAAACTACTATCGCGAGCTGGTGTGTTTCCTGAACGCCAAGCTCGGCAACCGTCAGGTTGCCGAAGATGTGGTGCATGACGCCTATCTGCGAGTGCTGGAACGTTCCAGCGACACACCGATCGAGCAACCCCGCGCCTTTCTCTACCGAACCGCGCTGAATCTGGTCATCGACGATCATCGGCGCAACGCTTTGCGCCAGGTCGAGTCACTCGACGTGCTCGATAATGAAGAGCGCTATTTCACCCCGTCTCCCCACGGCAACCTTGATCATGGCCAGCGCCTGGAGATGCTTCAGCGTGCGTTGGCCGAGTTGTCACCGCTGTGTCGCGAAAGTTTTCTGCTGCGCAAGATCGAAGGCCTGTCACACCCGGAAATCGCCGGGCAGCTCGGCATTTCCAAGGCTCTGGTGGAAAAGCACATCGTCAATGCCATGAAGCATTGCCGCCTGCGCATCAAGCAATGGGATGCCCATTGA